One region of Bradyrhizobium betae genomic DNA includes:
- a CDS encoding nuclear transport factor 2 family protein: MAKDSKVIAANAAFYAAFSRGDFDGMEQMWADDDAISCIHPGWPAIIGRATVIGSWRDILQNPERPQIVCAEPQAIVDGDSARVLCIEIVDGTALAAANHFRRVGDGWRLVHHQSSPIAQIVEQAEDDRTSHRVH; the protein is encoded by the coding sequence ATGGCAAAGGACAGCAAGGTCATCGCCGCGAATGCGGCCTTCTACGCCGCCTTTTCGAGGGGCGACTTCGACGGCATGGAGCAGATGTGGGCGGATGACGACGCCATCTCCTGTATCCATCCCGGCTGGCCGGCGATCATCGGCCGCGCCACCGTGATCGGAAGCTGGCGCGATATCCTGCAAAATCCGGAGCGACCGCAGATCGTTTGTGCCGAACCGCAGGCCATCGTCGACGGCGACAGCGCCCGTGTGCTCTGCATCGAGATCGTCGACGGCACCGCTTTGGCCGCCGCGAACCATTTTCGCCGCGTCGGCGACGGCTGGCGCCTGGTTCACCATCAGTCGAGCCCGATTGCGCAGATTGTCGAGCAGGCAGAGGACGATAGAACGAGTCACCGCGTCCATTGA
- a CDS encoding HAD family hydrolase gives MQAEGAAELIRRAAALIFDVDGTLAETEELHRQAFNHAFVRCGLGWHWDRAVYRDLLRVTGGKERMRAYHARLGTALPLPDQDVAALHRVKTAHYAELIETGCCPLRPGVTDLLMAAKARGQRLAIATTTSHGNIDALLSRALGRRWAADFDAIVAGDDVRHKKPAPDVYLEVLARLKLDASDCIAIEDSANGLIAASRANIPVLITRSMFFRDDDFSEARVVLNDLSELGVQTKSEKQPHAQ, from the coding sequence ATGCAGGCAGAGGGCGCAGCAGAGCTGATCCGGCGCGCGGCTGCGCTGATCTTCGATGTCGACGGCACGCTGGCCGAGACCGAGGAGCTGCATCGGCAGGCCTTCAACCATGCCTTCGTCCGCTGTGGTCTTGGTTGGCATTGGGACCGTGCCGTCTACAGGGACCTGCTGCGGGTCACTGGCGGCAAGGAGCGTATGCGCGCTTATCACGCAAGGCTTGGGACCGCCCTGCCATTGCCGGATCAGGACGTCGCCGCGCTCCACCGCGTCAAGACCGCGCATTATGCCGAGCTGATCGAGACCGGCTGCTGCCCGTTGCGGCCGGGCGTGACGGATCTCCTCATGGCCGCGAAGGCGCGCGGCCAGCGGCTTGCGATTGCGACGACGACGTCGCACGGCAATATCGATGCGCTGCTGTCGCGGGCGCTGGGGCGCCGCTGGGCCGCGGATTTTGACGCGATCGTTGCCGGCGATGACGTCCGCCACAAGAAGCCGGCGCCCGACGTCTATCTCGAAGTCCTGGCGCGGCTGAAGCTGGATGCATCGGACTGCATCGCGATCGAGGATTCCGCCAATGGCCTGATCGCGGCCTCACGCGCGAACATTCCGGTTCTCATCACCCGCAGCATGTTCTTCCGGGATGATGATTTCAGCGAGGCGCGGGTGGTGCTGAATGATCTGTCGGAACTCGGGGTCCAAACAAAAAGCGAAAAACAACCCCATGCACAGTAG
- a CDS encoding dienelactone hydrolase family protein — MSIDTTMTSDVVGLTKVAPVSRRGFMSATAAVAAGYTLAAGPVRAEVVTTDTSGLQAGEAKVKVGSEEMPVYFARPAGNTKAPVIIVAMEIFGLHEYIKDVTRRLAKLGAFAIAPDYYFRKGVDLTKVSEIKDLLPVVNAKPDAELLSDLDATVAWAGSQGGDTARLGIIGFCRGGRTVWEYAAHSGALKAGVAFYGTVVDPANPLWPKSPMQLAPEMKAPVLGLYGGADTGIPVAQVEQMKAALAENKKTAEFKIYPEAPHGFHADYRGSYRKDAAEDAWKQAEAWFKKYGVLS, encoded by the coding sequence ATGAGCATTGATACCACCATGACATCCGACGTCGTCGGGCTGACGAAAGTCGCCCCGGTCTCGCGCCGCGGATTCATGAGCGCCACCGCGGCCGTCGCCGCCGGCTACACGCTTGCGGCCGGTCCGGTCCGCGCCGAGGTGGTCACCACCGATACCAGCGGCCTCCAGGCCGGCGAGGCCAAGGTCAAGGTCGGCTCGGAAGAGATGCCCGTCTACTTCGCCCGCCCGGCCGGCAACACCAAGGCGCCCGTGATCATCGTGGCGATGGAGATCTTTGGCCTGCACGAATACATCAAGGACGTGACGCGGCGCCTGGCCAAGCTCGGTGCATTCGCGATCGCGCCCGATTATTACTTCCGCAAGGGCGTCGATCTCACCAAAGTCAGTGAGATCAAGGATCTGCTGCCGGTCGTCAATGCCAAGCCGGATGCCGAGCTGCTGTCCGACCTCGATGCGACCGTGGCGTGGGCGGGATCGCAGGGCGGCGACACCGCCAGGCTCGGCATCATCGGCTTCTGCCGCGGCGGTCGCACCGTCTGGGAATATGCCGCCCATAGCGGCGCGCTCAAGGCGGGCGTCGCCTTCTACGGCACGGTGGTCGACCCGGCGAATCCGCTGTGGCCGAAGAGCCCGATGCAACTGGCGCCCGAGATGAAAGCACCGGTGCTCGGCCTCTATGGCGGCGCCGACACCGGCATTCCCGTCGCCCAGGTCGAGCAGATGAAGGCGGCGCTCGCGGAGAACAAGAAGACGGCCGAGTTCAAGATCTATCCGGAGGCGCCGCACGGCTTCCATGCCGACTACCGCGGCAGCTACCGAAAGGATGCGGCGGAAGATGCCTGGAAGCAGGCCGAGGCCTGGTTCAAGAAGTATGGCGTCCTGAGCTGA
- a CDS encoding MarR family winged helix-turn-helix transcriptional regulator, with translation MILAREAIELLGQMARILWFEGTKHGLRDREWMALRFLSRANRFSRTPSALASYVGTTRGTASFIIGELERLGYIERKRSATDKRSVLLSVTQQGKKFLVRDPVNVLVEAIAVLDDDGKIRFRDTLRHVLDQSDAAEQRHHTDVCKRCIFLREDRAAADGKATVEFSCRLFRAPIAEPEIDLLCTSFEHHRQ, from the coding sequence ATGATTTTAGCTCGCGAAGCGATTGAATTATTGGGGCAGATGGCCCGCATCCTGTGGTTCGAAGGCACCAAGCACGGCCTGCGCGACCGCGAATGGATGGCCCTGCGCTTTCTCTCCCGCGCCAACCGTTTCTCGCGGACGCCCTCGGCGCTCGCGAGCTATGTCGGCACCACGCGCGGCACCGCCTCTTTCATCATCGGCGAACTCGAACGGCTCGGTTATATCGAGCGCAAGCGCTCCGCCACGGACAAGCGCTCGGTATTGCTCAGCGTCACGCAGCAGGGCAAGAAGTTCCTGGTGCGCGACCCCGTCAACGTGCTCGTCGAGGCGATCGCCGTTCTCGACGACGACGGCAAGATCCGCTTTCGCGACACGCTCCGGCACGTGCTGGATCAGTCGGACGCGGCGGAGCAGCGGCACCATACCGACGTTTGCAAGCGCTGCATCTTCCTGCGCGAAGATCGTGCCGCTGCCGACGGCAAGGCGACGGTCGAGTTCAGCTGCCGCCTGTTCCGCGCACCGATCGCGGAGCCGGAAATCGACCTGCTATGCACCAGCTTCGAGCATCACCGCCAGTAG
- a CDS encoding SDR family oxidoreductase — MRLFILGLGYSARHFVRKFGGTFSHISGTVRDPARRDELSGIELHAFSGDPTRETLEHVRDADVLVVSIPPGSAGDPAIAAFGDALAAGRRKIVYLSTIGVYGDHAGGWVDESTPPQAILDRTRMRLAAEQAWTDATHGDAAILRLAGIYGPGRNALVTLRAGTARRIIKPGQVFNRIHVDDIASAIMAAIRHQSGGTWNVCDDEPAPPQDVITYAAELIGIAPPKEEAFATAEMSAMARSFYSSSARVSNAKLKRELGVTLDYPTYRHGLDALWRAGEGR, encoded by the coding sequence ATGCGGCTCTTCATCCTCGGCCTCGGCTACAGTGCCCGGCACTTCGTCCGCAAGTTCGGCGGCACCTTCTCGCACATCTCCGGCACGGTGCGCGATCCCGCCAGGCGGGACGAGCTTTCCGGCATCGAGCTGCACGCCTTTTCCGGCGACCCCACGCGCGAGACGCTCGAACATGTCCGCGACGCCGACGTCCTTGTCGTGTCGATCCCACCCGGCAGCGCCGGCGATCCCGCCATCGCGGCGTTCGGCGACGCACTGGCGGCTGGCCGCCGCAAGATCGTCTATCTCTCGACCATCGGCGTCTATGGCGATCACGCCGGCGGATGGGTCGACGAGAGCACGCCGCCACAGGCCATTCTCGACCGCACGCGGATGCGGCTCGCGGCGGAGCAGGCCTGGACCGACGCGACACATGGCGATGCCGCGATCTTGCGGCTTGCGGGCATCTACGGGCCCGGCCGCAACGCGCTGGTGACGCTGCGGGCCGGCACGGCCCGGCGCATCATCAAGCCGGGGCAGGTCTTCAACCGCATCCATGTCGACGACATCGCAAGCGCGATCATGGCCGCGATACGCCATCAGAGCGGCGGCACGTGGAACGTCTGCGACGATGAGCCTGCGCCGCCCCAGGACGTGATCACCTACGCCGCGGAACTCATCGGCATCGCTCCGCCGAAAGAGGAAGCGTTCGCGACGGCGGAGATGTCGGCCATGGCGCGCAGCTTCTATTCCAGCAGCGCCCGCGTCTCCAACGCGAAATTGAAGCGCGAGCTCGGCGTCACGCTCGACTACCCGACCTATCGGCACGGTCTCGACGCGCTGTGGCGCGCCGGAGAAGGACGATAG
- a CDS encoding flagellar biosynthesis protein FlgN, with the protein MQAQEGAAAVVMEQPGEDTEAMTMEAASGDALLPVLLPNVGNEAEIDGADGARADEMRGLLAAIRRLESIVEEETAALATGKKVDFDDFSARKSRSMLEFVRLMRARMHLGSEVEITEEIQRLRQKLERNRSILEMHYDAVREVATIIVKAIKDAESDGTYTGRTMQDGK; encoded by the coding sequence ATGCAGGCACAAGAAGGCGCGGCGGCCGTGGTGATGGAGCAGCCGGGCGAGGATACCGAGGCGATGACGATGGAGGCCGCATCGGGCGATGCGCTGTTGCCCGTGCTGCTGCCGAATGTCGGCAACGAGGCGGAGATCGATGGCGCCGACGGGGCGAGAGCCGACGAGATGCGCGGCCTGCTGGCGGCGATCCGCCGGCTCGAGAGCATCGTCGAGGAGGAGACGGCCGCGCTCGCGACGGGCAAGAAGGTCGATTTCGACGACTTCAGCGCGCGGAAGAGCCGCAGCATGCTCGAATTCGTCCGCCTGATGCGGGCGCGGATGCATCTCGGCAGCGAGGTCGAGATCACCGAGGAGATACAGCGGTTGCGCCAGAAGCTCGAGCGGAATCGTTCCATCCTCGAAATGCACTACGATGCGGTGCGCGAGGTCGCGACCATCATCGTCAAGGCGATCAAGGATGCCGAATCCGACGGCACCTATACGGGTCGCACAATGCAGGACGGAAAATGA
- the fliR gene encoding flagellar biosynthesis protein FliR: protein MISGLADSVLVTFIVFCRIGACLMLVPGYSSVNVPAQIRLFVALVTTFALTPILIAILKPLTDNAAPLTLALLICSEIVVGSVIGLGGRVFFLALQTMATVMASAIGLSNIPGTPVGDTDPAPALVPLIMASVTTLFFITDQHWQVLRGLMNSYDVWHPGSRLGGSMALDLLVSRLSEAFVLTLRITSPFIVYSVIVNLAVGLINKLTPAIPVYFISVPFVLFGGFLLLYLTSDELLTQFMLGVSSWLAE from the coding sequence GTGATCAGCGGCCTTGCCGACAGCGTGCTGGTGACGTTCATCGTGTTCTGTCGCATCGGCGCCTGCCTGATGCTCGTGCCAGGCTATTCCAGCGTCAACGTTCCCGCCCAGATCCGCCTGTTCGTCGCGCTCGTCACGACGTTCGCGCTGACGCCGATCCTGATCGCAATCCTGAAACCTCTCACGGACAACGCCGCGCCGCTGACGCTCGCGCTCCTGATCTGCTCCGAAATCGTGGTCGGTAGCGTCATCGGGCTCGGAGGGCGCGTGTTCTTCCTCGCGCTCCAGACCATGGCGACCGTGATGGCGAGCGCGATCGGGCTCAGCAACATCCCGGGGACGCCGGTCGGTGACACCGATCCGGCGCCGGCCCTGGTGCCGCTGATCATGGCGTCCGTCACCACCCTGTTCTTCATCACCGACCAGCACTGGCAGGTCCTGCGGGGGCTGATGAACTCTTACGATGTCTGGCATCCCGGCAGCAGGCTCGGCGGAAGCATGGCGCTCGACCTGCTCGTCAGTCGCCTGTCGGAGGCGTTCGTTCTGACGCTGCGCATCACCAGCCCCTTCATCGTCTACTCGGTCATCGTCAACCTCGCGGTCGGCCTGATCAACAAGCTGACACCGGCGATACCGGTCTATTTCATTTCGGTACCCTTCGTTCTGTTCGGCGGCTTCCTGCTGCTCTACCTCACCAGCGACGAACTATTGACGCAATTCATGCTCGGCGTCTCGTCGTGGCTGGCGGAGTGA
- a CDS encoding response regulator transcription factor — MYIIVDDRESVTNSYVAGLVREGVSSIGFSSGEFWEWLQSASESDLAAVDAFLLGDCDSRGSLPRAMRKRSSAPIIAMSSQKMLKNTLELFESGVDDVVHVPIHLREILARTAAIARRRVGELPRPCETRIQVFFNGRDPEIAGHALTLPRRELRILEYMVSNHGKWITKTQIFNAVYGIFESTFDESVIESHVSKLRKKLRDRLGFDAIVARRYVGYRINIPAGETIDVPMQDLDEVGILLNRAHAAPAAYPAGN, encoded by the coding sequence ATGTATATTATCGTTGATGATCGCGAGAGCGTCACGAACAGCTACGTTGCAGGGCTTGTTCGCGAAGGCGTATCGTCGATCGGATTCTCCTCCGGAGAATTCTGGGAATGGCTGCAATCTGCGAGTGAATCGGATCTGGCAGCGGTCGACGCGTTCCTCCTCGGGGATTGCGATTCCCGCGGAAGCTTGCCGCGGGCGATGCGCAAGCGCTCTTCGGCTCCCATCATCGCCATGAGCAGCCAGAAAATGCTCAAGAACACGCTTGAGCTGTTCGAATCGGGCGTCGACGACGTCGTGCACGTGCCGATTCACCTGCGCGAGATCCTCGCCCGAACGGCCGCGATCGCGCGCCGCCGGGTGGGAGAGCTACCGAGGCCGTGCGAGACCAGGATCCAGGTCTTCTTCAACGGACGTGACCCCGAGATCGCGGGCCACGCCCTCACCCTGCCCCGCCGCGAACTGCGCATTCTCGAATATATGGTCAGCAACCACGGCAAGTGGATCACCAAGACGCAGATCTTCAACGCGGTCTATGGCATCTTCGAGTCGACCTTCGACGAGAGCGTGATCGAGAGCCACGTCAGCAAGCTGCGCAAGAAACTCCGCGACCGCCTCGGCTTCGACGCGATCGTGGCCCGGCGCTACGTCGGATACCGCATCAACATCCCGGCTGGCGAGACCATCGACGTGCCGATGCAGGACCTCGACGAAGTCGGCATCCTCCTGAACAGGGCGCATGCCGCTCCGGCGGCGTACCCGGCCGGAAACTGA
- the flhA gene encoding flagellar biosynthesis protein FlhA, with amino-acid sequence MADTLAASLPSPRRFGADAFFAGGIVAMLTILFLPIPPILIDLGLAFSIALSALILMVALWIQRPLDFSAFPTVLLIATILRLALNVATTRLILSRGGEGETAAGHVVAGFSKFVMGGDFVIGLIIFAILVTVNFVVITKGATRIAEVGARFTLDAIPGKQMAIDADLSAGLIDDKEAQRRRRELEEESSFFGAMDGASKFVRGDAIAGLIITAINIFGGIIIGVTHHGLTLSRAADVYTKLSVGDGLVTQMPALIVSLSAGLLVSKGGTRGSAEQAVLRQLGGYPRAVSAASLMMFVLALMPGLPMAPFVLLGGVMAFVGYSLPRRQAAREKKEHARKADERAQADAKESVKESLKTAEIELALGGHLSVHLLGSRNELAHRVSKIRKKFAKQYGFVIPEIKLTDNLSMDPKGYQIRIHDTRIAHGELRLGEVLVLVDKDGKPDVPGEEVVEPAFGMKALWVAEAFTDEVKRQGCKPVDNLSVLLTHLSEVIRANLSQLLSYKDMRGLLDRLDPEYKRLIEDLCPSQISYSGLLAILKILLAERVSIRNLHLILEAIAEIAPHVRRSEQVAEHVRTRLAQQICGDLSDNGVLNVIRLGNRWDLAFHQSLKRDAKGDVVEFDADPRLIEQFATEASAAIRKFTENGTSVVLAVTPEARPYVRMILERVFPTLPILSHVEVARSAEIRALGAIS; translated from the coding sequence ATGGCCGATACGTTAGCTGCTAGCCTGCCAAGCCCGCGCCGCTTCGGGGCGGATGCCTTTTTCGCCGGCGGGATCGTGGCCATGCTCACGATCCTGTTCCTGCCGATACCGCCGATCCTGATCGATCTCGGTCTCGCATTCTCGATCGCGCTTTCGGCGCTGATCCTGATGGTCGCGTTGTGGATTCAGCGGCCGCTCGATTTCTCCGCCTTCCCGACCGTACTGCTGATCGCAACGATCCTGCGTCTGGCGCTCAATGTCGCGACGACACGCCTGATCCTGTCGCGAGGCGGGGAGGGGGAAACCGCCGCGGGCCATGTCGTCGCCGGCTTCTCGAAGTTCGTCATGGGCGGCGACTTCGTCATTGGCCTGATCATCTTCGCGATCCTGGTCACGGTGAACTTCGTCGTGATCACCAAGGGTGCGACGCGTATCGCCGAAGTCGGCGCCCGCTTCACCCTGGATGCGATTCCCGGCAAGCAGATGGCGATCGACGCGGACCTGTCCGCGGGCCTGATCGACGACAAGGAAGCCCAGCGCCGGCGCCGGGAGCTCGAAGAGGAAAGCTCCTTTTTCGGCGCGATGGACGGTGCCTCGAAATTCGTCCGCGGCGATGCCATCGCTGGCCTGATCATCACCGCGATCAACATCTTCGGCGGCATCATCATTGGCGTCACGCATCACGGTCTGACGCTGTCGCGCGCCGCCGACGTCTACACCAAACTCTCCGTCGGCGACGGCCTCGTAACGCAGATGCCGGCCCTGATCGTGTCGCTGTCGGCGGGCCTTCTGGTCTCCAAGGGCGGCACCAGGGGGTCGGCGGAGCAGGCCGTGCTGCGGCAGCTCGGCGGCTATCCGCGCGCGGTGTCGGCGGCGTCGTTGATGATGTTCGTGCTCGCCTTGATGCCGGGGCTGCCGATGGCGCCGTTCGTGCTGCTGGGCGGCGTCATGGCCTTCGTCGGCTACTCGCTGCCGAGGCGGCAGGCGGCGCGGGAGAAGAAGGAGCACGCGCGCAAGGCCGACGAGCGCGCCCAGGCCGATGCCAAGGAATCGGTCAAGGAATCGCTCAAGACCGCGGAGATCGAGCTGGCGCTCGGCGGTCACCTTTCCGTCCATCTGCTCGGCTCGCGCAACGAGCTTGCGCATCGGGTCAGCAAGATTCGCAAGAAGTTCGCCAAGCAGTATGGCTTTGTCATTCCCGAGATCAAGCTGACCGACAATCTGTCGATGGATCCCAAGGGATATCAGATCCGGATCCACGACACGCGTATCGCCCATGGCGAACTGCGGCTGGGCGAGGTGCTGGTGCTTGTCGACAAGGACGGCAAGCCCGACGTGCCCGGCGAAGAGGTGGTCGAGCCCGCCTTCGGCATGAAGGCGCTTTGGGTCGCGGAGGCCTTCACCGACGAAGTCAAGCGTCAGGGCTGTAAGCCGGTCGACAATCTGTCTGTGCTGCTCACGCATCTCAGCGAAGTGATCAGGGCAAACCTCTCGCAGCTGCTGTCCTACAAGGACATGCGCGGGCTGCTCGACCGGCTCGATCCCGAATACAAGCGCCTGATCGAGGATCTCTGCCCCTCGCAGATCTCCTATTCGGGTCTGCTGGCGATCCTGAAGATCCTGCTCGCCGAGCGCGTGTCGATCCGCAACCTTCATCTGATCCTCGAGGCCATTGCCGAGATCGCGCCCCATGTGCGGCGCTCCGAGCAGGTCGCAGAGCACGTGCGGACGCGTCTTGCGCAGCAGATCTGCGGTGATCTCTCCGACAACGGTGTGCTGAACGTCATCCGTCTCGGCAACCGCTGGGACCTGGCGTTCCACCAGAGCCTGAAGCGCGACGCCAAAGGCGACGTCGTCGAATTCGACGCCGATCCGCGCCTGATCGAACAGTTCGCGACCGAGGCCAGTGCGGCGATCCGCAAGTTCACCGAGAACGGCACCAGTGTGGTTCTGGCGGTGACGCCCGAAGCCCGTCCCTATGTCCGGATGATCCTGGAGCGGGTATTCCCGACCTTGCCGATCCTGTCGCATGTCGAGGTCGCGCGCAGCGCCGAGATCAGAGCTCTCGGAGCGATATCGTGA
- a CDS encoding serine hydrolase domain-containing protein, with product MNKTIVMIAAAAAVITFGTARAAPLPEASPDDTGFSKQGLTRLDDFFAREAAAKRVPGAVVAVARDGKLVHYKAYGMLDPDKGTPMPVDAIFALASMTKPMAAVAGLTLMEKGRLPLQAKLSDYYPGFADMKVGVTQADGSLKLEPQASPIFIHDLYRHTSGLMYGGRPDSSSPVARQYPDGVAPAVEGDTQAFIDRITKLPLAHQPSTEFEYGFSIDVLGAVVEKVSEQKLGEYLAGNVWQPLGMKDATFHPTDAQRPRLARPFANDPLTGKPQAIKLLDTATKFDCGGACSFATVGDYIRFGQMLLNGGELDGQRILSPKTVHHMTTNHLGPEIKNNVATIEPHRAGFGFGLSVAVRTSEGLSSVPGNPGEFSWNGAFGTQFFCDPKERLVVVVGTAAPGELRKYYREQVQDIVYGAMVK from the coding sequence ATGAACAAGACGATCGTCATGATCGCGGCGGCGGCTGCCGTCATCACGTTCGGGACAGCGCGCGCCGCGCCGCTGCCCGAAGCAAGTCCCGACGACACCGGTTTCTCAAAGCAGGGTCTCACCCGGCTCGACGATTTCTTCGCCCGCGAGGCCGCCGCCAAGCGCGTTCCGGGCGCGGTCGTCGCGGTGGCGCGCGACGGCAAGCTCGTCCACTACAAGGCCTACGGCATGCTCGATCCGGACAAGGGCACGCCGATGCCCGTCGACGCGATCTTCGCGCTGGCCTCGATGACCAAGCCGATGGCGGCAGTTGCCGGCCTCACCTTGATGGAGAAAGGCCGGCTGCCGCTTCAGGCCAAGCTATCAGACTACTATCCGGGCTTCGCCGACATGAAGGTCGGCGTGACCCAGGCCGACGGTTCGCTCAAGCTCGAGCCACAGGCCTCGCCTATCTTCATCCACGATCTGTACCGGCATACGTCCGGATTGATGTATGGCGGTCGCCCGGACAGCTCCAGCCCGGTCGCGCGGCAATATCCTGACGGCGTCGCGCCCGCGGTGGAAGGCGACACCCAGGCCTTTATCGACCGCATCACGAAACTGCCGCTGGCGCATCAGCCCTCGACGGAATTCGAGTACGGTTTTTCGATCGACGTCCTTGGTGCTGTCGTCGAGAAGGTGAGCGAGCAGAAGCTCGGCGAGTATCTCGCCGGCAATGTGTGGCAGCCACTCGGCATGAAGGACGCGACCTTCCATCCCACCGACGCACAGCGCCCACGGCTCGCCCGCCCGTTTGCCAACGATCCGCTGACCGGCAAGCCGCAAGCCATCAAGCTGCTCGACACGGCGACCAAGTTCGATTGCGGCGGCGCCTGCTCGTTTGCGACGGTCGGCGACTACATCCGCTTCGGGCAGATGCTGCTCAACGGCGGCGAGCTCGACGGCCAGCGCATCCTCTCTCCGAAGACCGTGCATCACATGACGACCAACCACCTTGGCCCTGAAATCAAGAACAACGTGGCGACCATCGAGCCGCATCGCGCCGGCTTCGGCTTTGGACTGTCGGTCGCGGTCCGCACCAGCGAAGGCCTGTCATCAGTTCCCGGCAATCCCGGCGAGTTCAGCTGGAACGGTGCGTTCGGAACGCAGTTCTTCTGCGATCCGAAGGAACGTCTCGTCGTAGTGGTGGGAACCGCGGCGCCGGGTGAGCTGCGCAAATATTACCGCGAGCAGGTCCAGGACATCGTCTACGGCGCGATGGTGAAGTGA
- a CDS encoding rod-binding protein: MIVTATPDLVLDVLDAADPVAQRAATAKLDALKSSDADFAATMDAEVGKAKAATGDQAAAKVAEAQSGVVNGPPVQVIKAPASGEVYRKFEAFILQTFVETMLPKESEEVFGKGTAGGVWKSMLAEQLGAQLAKGKGIGIAKQLAAAHPAGPDVTGKVGS, encoded by the coding sequence ATGATCGTGACAGCGACGCCCGACCTCGTCCTCGACGTCCTCGATGCCGCCGATCCCGTGGCGCAGCGCGCAGCGACTGCGAAGCTCGATGCGCTGAAATCATCCGACGCCGATTTCGCCGCGACGATGGATGCCGAGGTCGGTAAAGCCAAGGCAGCGACCGGCGATCAAGCCGCGGCGAAGGTTGCCGAAGCGCAGTCGGGTGTGGTGAACGGGCCGCCGGTGCAGGTGATCAAGGCGCCGGCGTCCGGAGAGGTGTACCGGAAGTTCGAGGCATTCATTCTGCAGACCTTCGTCGAGACGATGCTGCCGAAGGAATCGGAGGAGGTCTTCGGCAAGGGCACGGCCGGCGGCGTCTGGAAGTCGATGCTGGCGGAACAGCTTGGTGCTCAGCTCGCGAAGGGCAAGGGCATCGGCATTGCCAAGCAGCTCGCCGCTGCGCATCCGGCGGGGCCGGACGTTACGGGCAAGGTCGGATCATGA